DNA sequence from the Cucumis melo cultivar AY chromosome 6, USDA_Cmelo_AY_1.0, whole genome shotgun sequence genome:
GATTGGGCTGGGGATCCCACTGATCGACATTCTACAACCAGTTACTGCTTCTACTTAGGCGATTCTCTCATTTCTTGGCGTAGTAAGAAACAAAGTGTTGTCTCTCGTTCTAGTACTGAATCAGAATATCGTGCTCTTGCTGATGCTACCGCCGAACTTTTATGGCTTCGTTGGCTTCTTGCTGATATGGGTGTTCCCCAGTAGGGTCCCACTCTCCTTCATTAAGACAATCGTAGTGCCATCCAAATAGCCCACAATGATGTTTTCCATGAGCGTACAAAGCACATCGAAAATGATTGTCACTTCATCCATCATCATCTCTTGAGCAACACACTTCTTTTGCAACCTGTCTCCACCGCTAAGCAACCAACCGATATCTTCGCCAAAGTCTTACCATCTACTCACTTCAATCAGATACGTACCAAACTCAAGCTGGCAGCTACTCtaccaccttgagtttgagggagggtattaatgcatatatattttgtaattaagaagatattatcttattttatctTGTATTATTTGTTGCCTTTTTCATCCCATAGAACCTTGTATTTATACCCTTTTTCTTTGATGTAAATACACAAGAATAATATTCATCAAAATAAATTCACTTATTTCAGtatccaatcacaccgtaaaaaaattggtggcaattttcaatttttttaaaactgaCCATTTTTCTTACTTTGAAGACATCGGTTGTTTCGCAACGTCTCGGACACGTAGCAACGTTGATCAAAATTTAGGTTGTACAAACATTCTTATCGTTATAAATGAAAATCGAACAGAAcagttttcttgacataatgcgTATTGATTTTCAACACATGTAAATATTATCTTTTCGTTTTTGTTGGTCTCCTCATCATTTGAAGAAGTCTATAAAGTTAATGctgatattattattaattaatataaaaataaaaaagaagaaaataggcAATTGAAAGAGTTTGGCGGATTTTTCTTTCATAGGTGgaattaattcttttatataaatTTCTTAAACCTACCGCTACATTTCTTTATTCATATCAAACTTTGCTTTAAACCATCTCCTCAAAACAGAAAGTTACAAGTTATATTCGGTTGAAAAGAACAACTAAGGGTCAGTTTGAATTGCCTACGAAAAAAAATGTCGTTTtaagaatatatttttaaaaaatagttttttaaaaatgagtttGACATCTAAACATTAATTACACGTTTGGTTTGACctctttataaatgtttatatgaaAAATTATGTTTGGTTTGTGATATACTAACCATGTTTATACTTCGAGGTCAAAATACGATAAAAGACTATTAAAcattatgaattaatttcataaaaaaaatagacattttgaatcttttttcagaaatataatttaaaattaatcgcacgttatctttaaattattaattttttagttatttgaaactaaacattaatttcatttttctttgtttttttcttttggttttttttacaattcaattttaaaagcacaaatatcttgaactgtaaatacataaccataaaaaaaaaaataattgaattctaacaacaaaatatatataagataaataatttttcctatacaatataatatcaactagacaatatcacgttcttcattcatcttcatTTCACGAACCGAATGATCATGTTCTTCTTGACGTTCTCAAGATTTCTTTCACAGGTGTTAAAGTAAAATAGGTTTGGCTAAGAGAGAAACATTTGCAAATCTCTGTGTTTAAATGTATACGAACAcacattaaaaaatatttaaagtatttaaaaaaacgAAAAGAACGACGAATTGAAAAATCGatagtaaaaagaaattaaaaaaatagaggaaaaaATTAGATATTTGGGAGGGATTTCTCATTAAACAtcatataaacatttattctaaaatttagttgaatatattttctctaaaatgatttatttcataatttcatttttctaaaaattatttcataatctaaaataatttatttcacaatctcatttttctaaaaattattttaatccaATGTCAACCCctcaatttatcttaaaataaattattttaaaaattaaacactttaaaaataaatctaaatacaCCCTAAACTTATCCTTAAATAAGTATTATTGAATTGCCACAAAGTTTATTCTGCCTCTTTCAAAATCATTATCTTTTATGTATATAATCTAATCCATAGCTAACACGTACCTTTTCAAACATAATAGGATATAATGAGTATTTTTAAAtgcaaaaaaataaatcaaaatattcataatataatataatatattattaaaccTCAATATAGATTTAGCCTATTGTATAAGCTGTcgatttttaattctttctctTGTATTATTCTAGAATGTGTATGTTATAAGAGGAATTATTTCGGGTGTGTGAGCCTTGGGGGCCTAAGAGTTTTTcatacctattttttttcttttatatatatatatatatatatttgaggATTGTATATCCAATATTAAATAGGATGGGAAAGCAACAGTTTTCTCTTACATTTCTTCCTCTCTTTCCATGACCATTGGTATTCTAAAGAAAGGTAATTTGTAGTTGCcctttttaaataaaacttgTGTAATTAACCAACGCCATCTTGAATTTTATTTGTACAAATTTTGACAAGGTCAAAAGGGAAAgcaataatatttttataactctttttaacaatttcacattatttttttttttttttttttgcacccAAATtctattaaattaatattatatgttAACTTTTTCTTTGAATGATTGGAAAGAAAATGATAAGGAAGAATTGAAATGAGATCAATCGTTGGATTGAATTTGAATTGTTCGGTCGAAAggcaaaataaataaataaagaaagaaattgaactTTGACAATTCCAAAAAGAAAGTGCAATAATTAAAGGCCAAACATATAAGTTTCAATATAAATAGAGGATGCTACCATTGCCATTTCATTACATTATTATTCAACATTCATTCATAGCTAATCTCCTTTCAACTTTCAAGAATTAATGGCTAACAAGTTGGGACTATCCTCAATTCTTTGCTCTCTTCTCATCTTCTCTTTGGTACGCTATCTTTTTCAAGTTTTAACTTCATTTTTTcctgttttttcatttttatctctctcttttttctttcttaaaattgaaaataaagttGCCTTTCATAATAtttcaaatcttttttttaacaaaaaaaattatttaattgtttcttttttaataaattacaGTCCCAACCAAATGGAAGAATTTGTTTATACtgtgaaaataaaaataaatgaaatttgtATGCCAAATACCTTAATAACCgctttttcttcaaaataagataataacggTGAAATAAGAAAGCAACTACAAAATACAAACAAGAAATTAAATTTGTACTACGATAATAACTGTGAAACAAGAAAGCAAGAAAGTAATAATAGTTACTAAACACATTTATTTCTACAAAATACAAACAAGGAAACATGAACATTATCAAACCACCCCTCAACTTCAATCTCTTGAGCTTTTCTAATTTGTGCCAATATCTAACATGATGTGAAAAGTTATTCTACAACATGAATTACAGATCATCAAAACGAGTTTTGCAGCTCGTAACCTAAATGAAAACGTGTTAGAATGGGTGAAGAAGGATAATCGTCGTTTTCTTCGTGTTGTCATTCATGTCTCCAATCTTAACAACTCTATCAAGTATGGCGCATGATTTTGATCTTTTATATCATTTGAAATTGTGTTTATCTTAGCTCGTTGATTTTCATGGCTGatagaaaaattttcaaaaacgtAGAATTTACACTCAAGGCTTCGGAATGAAGCTTTTGAAGAGAAGGAAGTTTGACGATAGAGGATATGAAGATGCCCTTATTGGATTTGGACCTGAAAATACTCACTTTTTGTTGGAAATGAGACAACGTAAGTAAAAACCGTTAGTGTATGTTTGAAGTGTCCTTTTCAAATAgttaaaattgttttttaaaacatattttaGTGTACATTGTGAAAGGATGATTGAAATAATGATTAAAGCAAAAAGAGATattaaattttgagaaatatatTTTCATGTATGGCTACAAACATTTAGAAatgattttttaatatttatgtttggtttaagagtgattttagaattaattacccagttttctaaaattgacaattttttatttgagaaattgtctAGCAAAATTCCAATAAAATTTCTAGAAACTAACGCAGTTAATCACTCTCTGCTACAATTATTTCCCAACCAAATAATTTTAACTATTCACTAAAATCAAATTCAACAAATgtctaaaaagaaaatatatgatTTTGAAAAATGATAGTCAAATATTTTTAGGACTTTCCAAAATCAATTTGATTTAAGAAATTTGTTTGACAATGATTAATTATTGATCGATGTATTTGAAACTATCTCTAAATCAAAGACATTTTATTATGGAATATTTTCTTACGCAAGTCaaattatatttcattatttctTGCAGGGGATGAATCCAACAATGTATTTATTGGCACAGAGTTTGGATACTTTGGAATTTCCACTCAAGATGTGagtattgttttttaaaatatagtttaTATGCTCGTTGCATGTATTAAAAAAATCACCTAATGACTCAAAAATTTaagataaattaaataaatgatTCTCAAATCACATATTGACCGTACTTGAAAAGTTAAAACTAGGGATCAagcaaatttaatataatatattaaattgtAATAATGGATATTGTAAACTTGAATTTAGGTCTACAAGTCTGTGGAACAAGCTCGAAGAAATGGAGCAGTGGTAATTCAAGAACCTGAAAAAGTTAACCAAACTATAAGTGGAGTGGAATGGTGGAAGATGAAAATGGATATAAATTTAAGTTCATCCAATGCATCTCAGCTCCCATTGATCCTCTCTCTCAAATAATGCTTCGTGTACAAGATTTGAATATCTCTACCAACTTCTATTTAAAGGTACAcgatatatatattataatatatatacatatatatagtaaaattaaggagtttgattttttaaaaaaatttattatattggTAAGAGAACAAGTaatttacaaaaaataaaatagaaaaataatataaatttatacgGTAAACTTTACGAGATAATTGTTTGTAAATTGCCAACATCTAACCATGATTATTGTAGTAATATTCTGTAAATACTTTCTAACGATTATGCATTTAGGAGATAATTTTCATGATTATCTTTTAATTTGTTGTactatatatacacacaaacttgtttttgtataaaaaaatattttattttttctttatttttaccTTTATAGTGTTCTATatataattaacaaaaaaaaaaaaacatgttgaAATTAGTTCATGGAAGTTGTAAAAATAAGATATTGGGCTATTTGGATTATGAAGCATATAATGGAAAATGTTTAATCGGCTAAACTTTGGATTTGTAGGCATTAGGGATGAAACTCTTCAAGAGCCAAAACAATTCACAAGCACAggtatatttcattttttacttttctcttaacttctaatatttcattttttttcttttctttttaccatTTAAGTTAATTGCATGTATAAAATATACAAATTgctattacaaaaaaaattaataataatatattactAATTTATTACCGACTAAAGTTTTAGAAAACTAAATTGTTAGTTAATGAATCATAAATGTGTTTTAACAAATATCTTAATCAATTGAATTATAACGTTTGAGTTGGTAATATATTACAtactatatattattattaaaaatgagTTCATGTGCTATTGTGATTGTCAATGCTAAAATTGTAATAACATGTGGGGTGAGTATCGATCGGTCGGAGTTAGTTTTTCAACCATAAACTAACATCGAACTGACGACTACTTTAATCAATGTTCAAATCAATAGTTGGTTAGTCAATCAGTTGGTTTAAGTCGGTTTGTACGtttgaaattcttttaaaatgtgTGGTAGGTTTTGGATTTTTTCCAAACCCGACACCAACCAAACCTCTCCTCATCTCTAATGGATTGTTTTCGGTCTATCATACTCACGGTAGAAGATATAATTAATTCTTAAAAGCATATGGgttttgttattaataattGATAATTAATATGGCAGTTAAGATGGGGTATGATGGGATATGGAAGAAATGAAAGTGAGACAACAGTGCTTAAATTGGAAACAAGAAATAACATATCTCGTGATGATGGAGGAGATGGCTATTCAATGGTAATAAACCCTtttctttcccttcttttctgttcctttcttttcttataaTTCTTATCCCAATTATATTGGTGTTTTTATTATCAGCTATACATTAGTACAGACAATGTAAAGAAGAGTAATGAAGCAGCCAAATTGGTAATAAAAGAGCTTGGTGGGAACATAATAATGGAGCCTGTTTTGGTGCCAACCATTAATGTCAAAATGACTGGATTTAGTGTGACCCTGATTCTTGGAGAATGGTAATTCTtatatatttattctttttcataattcctttcctttctttaaaaacaaattattcctttcaaaaatattaatcaattaataaccaaaataatatatcatCTTGTCCTTAATATCTATTTTGAGATTTGTTCATTTTAAATCcatcaaaaaaaattaattgaaattgaCCTAAATCATTATAATAATCTTCATGTAAGAAATAATGTAATAtgtagttttcaaaatttatagtgaaaatgttgataaatagaataaaaattataaaaaagttCAACAATAAGCATGTAATTATCAGAATATTATTTTAACCTAAAAGGTAATGATTCTCAATCTGTGTGTTTCaatggctttttttttttccagattaTGGTGGACAATAAAGATTACCAAAGAGGAACCCTTTAGAAAGAagggagaaagaagaaaataatgatCAAATTTAGAGGACATTATAAGATTTAAGAGTTTCTTCCTTTTAATATTGTAGttgatatttaatatatatttctagatATTCAATTAAAGTTTGTGTTATCATTCCATCGTCTccattatatattttaaactttCACAATAATATTTAAGCTTTtcaattcttgattaataaggATTATTGTTGagtgaataaaataaaataaagttgatgttattcttttatgattttctttttcattatgtAAGCATCAAGGGCTCGTTGTTTTGTACTTTGTCTTTAGTTAATTCAATTTACATATTACAGGGGGCCGTTCGAATAGCAGACGCTACAGGAAGTTTTTGCAATTCTGACACTTTTTATCTCGACAAGATTCTAATTCGTCGGTAAAGTTTTAGAAATTCatacattttttatatatatttatgccGACGCAAGATTTGTACATATGGCGACGCAAACAACGTTTGCCtaattaagttttaaaaaagaaaaaccgatacatttttatacatatttatgCCGGCGTATGAATTATACACATGACGACGCAATAAACGTCGGCATAGGTTTTAAAAATGAGAAACCCATACATTTTGTTTACATATTTATGCCGACGCAAATTTATATATATGGCGACTCCTAAAAACATAGGtataagttttaaaaacaaaaagctCGTACacttttttacatatttatgtTGACGCAAATTTATATATATGACGACTCATAAAAAGGTCGGCATaagtttaaaaacaaaaaacccaTACATTTTCTTACATATTTATGCCAATGCAAATTTATATATGGGACTCATAAAAAATGTCAATATAAgtttaaaaagaagaaactcatacatatttttacatatttatgccgacgcaaatttatatatatatggcaACTCATAAAAACGTCGGcataagttttaaaaacaagaaacccatacattttttttacatatttatgcCGACGCAAGATTAATATAAGTGACAACGCAAAACAAGTCGgcataaagttttttttaaaaaaaatccatacattttttacatatttatgcCGACGCAAAATTTATCATAAATGGTGACGCAAAAAAATGTCGACATCAATTTTAAATACAAAAACCCATACGTGTTTTACATATTTAtgttaacaaaatatttatacatatTCCGACACAAAAGACATcgatataaataattttttataaaaataatgaaagtaATATCAATCAACAaaatttttttaggaaaattgaattgggtggcacaataaaaactcaatttagcaatattagcattaacattttcaattttgcaaatatagcaactttttaattttggttgatatttcttattttattctttttattattccaaaattgcccttctttggtgttttctcttcctctttcatttttctttattgttctccttcatttttcgttttcttcttctcttccatgtcgttcttcttcaccatttctcctattcacctacttctcttctcctcgtcttcttctgcctcttctcCTCCATTCTTCTCCACcatccttctcttctctcttcagtttcgttcttttagatttttccCTTTTCGTTGGCTTCTCCTATTcttctcattttttcttcagggaaaacaagaattatgtatgtatttctttcccttttttgaagccctaatattatttctgtgaatttctcatatattatttattaaaattagggctaTGATTAGTTCtttctcatctcttttatttgttcttttatttgttcctaatatcttttatcgaaaggaacttcgcagatcagtttggttttatttagttacgttgggttctgtttttttttttttcaaatttttatcagttttttatatcaacagtatgatatacttatattatatgtattagcttactgatatacttactacgtgttttttattttcccaaaatGGTTGCAGTTCATTatagttatggttaaattggcagtaattacttttcagagtggtcaatgagatgagcaacattactacgtggattataaaacaaattgtgttttggttgatggagtgatatcatcatttgattcttttgtgaacttgtttcatactgaaattcaggttgagtcatgtattgaacttttagttttaatttgttgactataggcgataatgatgctcaacatgttattaagattgtaaacataccataatAACTGTATCggcaatacataaagtgtatcatgcttagtgcatcaggtgtatttaattaattgagtgtatcaacagtttcgcaagtgtatcaacaacatatcaagtgtttcaaactaataatatgtaccaatgaagtttagcaagtgattaagtgtattacatctatcaaatatattagcaaacaaacaagtggatcaacgatatataaagtgtatcattcttagtgcatcaagtgtatttaattgattaagtgtatcaatagttgagcaagtgtataaacaacatatcaagtgtttcaaactaataatatgtatcaacgaagtttagcaagtgattaagtgtattaaatctatcaagtgtatcaacaaacaataacaaatgtatcaacgatatataacgtgtatcaatgatatataaagtgtatcattcttagtgcatcaaagtgtatttaattgattgagtatatcaacagttgagcaactgtatcaataatatatcaaatgtatcaaactaataatatgtatcaatgaagtttagcaagtaattaagtgtattaaatctatcgagtgcatcaggaaacaataacaagtgtatcaacgatatataaagtgtatcattcttagtgcttcaagtgtatttaattgattgagtgtatcaacaacatatcaagtgttttaaactaataatatgtatcaatgaagtattagagagtaaaaaaaagtgtacgAGCAGTAAATCA
Encoded proteins:
- the LOC127149922 gene encoding lactoylglutathione lyase-like translates to MVEDENGYKFKFIQCISAPIDPLSQIMLRVQDLNISTNFYLKALGMKLFKSQNNSQAQLRWGMMGYGRNESETTVLKLETRNNISRDDGGDGYSMLYISTDNVKKSNEAAKLVIKELGGNIIMEPVLVPTINVKMTGFSVTLILGE